A single genomic interval of Camelina sativa cultivar DH55 chromosome 11, Cs, whole genome shotgun sequence harbors:
- the LOC104725288 gene encoding uncharacterized protein LOC104725288, producing the protein MMAETTLAAYEKSFGITQIRAYIFVTLDLNKLNYEVWRELFETHCLSFSVLGHIDGSSSLTPMTEKRWKERDGLVKMWIYGTITDSLLDTIIKVGCTARDLWISLENLFRDNKEARALQFENELRTMTIGDLSVHEYCQKLKSLSDLLTNVDSPISDRVLVMHLLNGLTEKYDYILNVIKHKSPFPSFTEARSMLLMEESRLSKQSKPSLSNTYHPFLPNVLFPVPGPQERYPQEYHNNMISNNHNNYMGYICNGKNNCGSCTSCSQYYNNNNWRFNPNSTWTYSHPQCAYPYPQGGSRFFHNQTYHPQQLPLHMPTTTSHKLAPTSILGANNPYLPGDANVNYVSACMRDQSTFMPSHHSHAYTSMPLSTPTEETWYNGTKDTNNVSS; encoded by the coding sequence ATGATGGCTGAGACTACTCTAGCTGCGTACGAAAAATCATTCGGAATCACCCAAATTCGTGCCTATATTTTTGTCACTCTTGATTTGAATAAGTTGAATTACGAGGTGTGGCGTGAACTTTTCGAGACTCACTGCCTAAGCTTTAGTGTCCTTGGTCACATCGATGGATCCTCGTCACTGACTCCAATGACCGAGAAAAGGTGGAAGGAACGTGATGGACTTGTTAAGATGTGGATATATGGAACCATCACTGATTCACTTCTAGACACCATCATTAAAGTCGGGTGCACAGCTCGAGACTTGTGGATTTCCCTAGAGAATCTCTTTCGTGATAATAAGGAGGCTCGTGCACTTCAATTTGAAAATGAATTGCGCACAATGACGATTGGTGATCTCTCTGTACATGAGTATTGTCAAAAGTTGAAGTCACTTTCAGACCTTTTGACAAACGTTGACTCTCCCATATCAGATCGTGTTCTAGTCATGCACTTACTCAACGGTCTCACAGAGAAGTATGATTACATCCTCAATGTAATCAAACACAAGTCTCCATTTCCCTCTTTCACTGAAGCTCGCTCCATGTTGCTTATGGAAGAAAGTCGTCTCTCCAAACAAAGCAAGCCATCCTTAAGCAACACATATCACCCTTTCTTGCCAAATGTCTTGTTTCCCGTCCCTGGTCCGCAAGAACGCTACCCACAAGAATATCACAATAACATGATCAGCAACAACCACAATAACTACATGGGATACATTTGTAATGGGAAAAATAATTGTGGCAGTTGTACTAGTTGTAGCCAGTACTACAATAATAACAATTGGCGATTCAACCCTAATTCAACTTGGACTTACAGTCATCCTCAATGCGCATACCCGTATCCTCAGGGTGGATCAAGATTCTTTCATAACCAAACGTACCATCCCCAACAACTGCCACTTCACATGCCTACCACCACATCACACAAACTGGCACCAACCAGCATACTTGGGGCAAATAATCCGTACCTACCTGGTGATGCTAATGTCAATTATGTCTCGGCATGCATGAGAGACCAATCGACTTTTATGCCATCTCATCATTCTCATGCATATACTTCCATGCCCCTCTCAACTCCCACCGAAGAGACATGGTACAATGGTACCAAAGACACAAATAACGTTTCTTCATAA